A single genomic interval of Roseibaca calidilacus harbors:
- a CDS encoding DUF3467 domain-containing protein — protein MAKEPQKTDSRKTVVFRDGAMRTSYCNVVNVAATSEEFALLIGVGRSWHGKGDEFEVDLNDRVIMTPPTAKRLAAMLINAIAQHEQRYGTIDASAQPPTPETNTSVSN, from the coding sequence ATGGCTAAAGAACCTCAGAAAACCGACAGCCGGAAAACGGTGGTGTTCCGCGATGGCGCAATGCGCACAAGCTATTGCAATGTCGTCAATGTTGCTGCGACATCCGAGGAATTCGCCTTGCTCATCGGGGTGGGGCGGTCTTGGCATGGCAAGGGTGATGAGTTTGAGGTCGATCTCAACGACCGTGTGATCATGACGCCCCCTACGGCAAAGCGCCTTGCCGCGATGCTGATAAACGCCATCGCCCAGCACGAACAGCGCTATGGCACCATCGACGCCTCGGCACAGCCGCCGACGCCCGAGACCAATACCTCCGTCTCTAACTGA
- a CDS encoding efflux RND transporter periplasmic adaptor subunit — MQDILSAPSKGKSAQADKTDTIARLQDWCAELRARLPGLVEVALLRLAPEGSALITAAPEDTVTGRLGYREAIARMRAAQAAVLLPLDRTEDGIAEVIAMPVRPPHAASGAPAEIAVLVGVAEMSASRVQLIMAQLEVALGWLMFHLGRQAMDETRELAQIHEQAFLICAEMLDAERPTEARQILASLLAKYLKADRVVLVRLGIFGLRIQSISGESKFDKKSQLNDLTRQVAHEAQLRRAPISWRRSAPEKASLMGRLGEMHGDAAIDAVPLTDALGNITEVVVLHWSDDAQLPDIDAWSVVWTLARPILAEKDRAARGFVMRNLMASKTVLRRLFGPRAFKLKLVAALLLTAVFVTAFVQVEDTLRADVVIDDPDLRVMSAPIDGFIEEVFVIPGDRVSAGQALLKLEDDEIRLRIAELEAQKARHMARAALARSNRDRAEAAVAEAEQAETDARLSLARRELAQTVISARVDGIILEGDLRQRLGARVTFGEELMRIAPQQGIEVQLSVRNRDGDRLAIGLQGRLRLEAAPDVPLSVQVMRLQPRAETIDGELRFVAFGELSAGALEIENGMQGAARLDLGQATIYAVWIRPILETVYMFLWRWLP, encoded by the coding sequence ATGCAGGACATCCTGAGCGCGCCGTCCAAGGGGAAATCGGCGCAGGCAGATAAAACGGACACTATTGCCCGACTGCAGGACTGGTGCGCAGAGTTGCGCGCGCGACTGCCGGGGCTGGTGGAAGTTGCCCTGTTGCGCCTTGCCCCCGAGGGCAGCGCGCTGATCACTGCGGCACCCGAGGATACGGTGACGGGCCGCTTGGGATATCGGGAAGCAATAGCCCGCATGCGGGCGGCGCAGGCAGCGGTGCTTTTGCCCCTCGACCGGACCGAGGATGGCATAGCCGAGGTCATCGCGATGCCGGTGCGCCCGCCGCATGCCGCGTCCGGCGCACCTGCCGAGATCGCCGTTCTGGTCGGGGTCGCTGAAATGTCGGCTTCGCGTGTGCAATTGATCATGGCGCAGCTCGAGGTGGCGCTAGGCTGGCTGATGTTTCATCTGGGCCGTCAAGCCATGGACGAGACAAGGGAACTTGCGCAGATCCACGAGCAGGCCTTCCTGATCTGTGCCGAGATGCTCGACGCCGAACGACCGACCGAGGCGCGCCAGATCCTGGCGTCGCTGCTTGCCAAGTATCTCAAGGCCGACCGCGTGGTGCTGGTGCGACTGGGGATCTTCGGGCTGCGCATTCAGTCGATCAGCGGCGAAAGCAAGTTTGACAAAAAGTCCCAGTTGAATGATTTGACACGGCAGGTCGCCCATGAGGCGCAACTGCGCCGGGCGCCGATCAGCTGGCGGCGCAGCGCGCCGGAAAAGGCCTCCTTGATGGGACGCCTGGGCGAGATGCATGGCGATGCCGCCATTGATGCTGTGCCGCTGACCGATGCGCTGGGCAACATCACCGAGGTTGTGGTGTTGCATTGGTCTGACGACGCCCAACTGCCCGATATAGATGCATGGTCGGTGGTCTGGACGCTTGCCCGACCCATTCTTGCCGAAAAGGACCGGGCGGCACGCGGCTTTGTCATGCGCAACCTTATGGCGTCGAAAACGGTGCTGAGGCGACTGTTCGGGCCGCGGGCCTTCAAGCTGAAGCTGGTTGCCGCCCTGTTGCTGACCGCGGTCTTTGTCACGGCCTTCGTGCAGGTCGAGGACACGCTGCGCGCCGATGTGGTGATCGATGATCCCGACTTGCGGGTTATGAGCGCGCCAATCGACGGATTTATCGAAGAGGTTTTCGTCATCCCCGGTGACCGGGTAAGCGCCGGTCAGGCTCTGCTGAAGCTAGAGGATGATGAGATCCGGCTGCGTATCGCCGAGCTTGAAGCCCAAAAGGCGCGTCATATGGCCCGCGCCGCATTGGCTCGTTCAAACCGCGACCGGGCCGAGGCCGCCGTTGCCGAAGCCGAACAGGCCGAGACCGACGCCCGCCTGTCGCTGGCGCGCCGTGAACTGGCCCAGACTGTGATCAGTGCCCGCGTGGACGGGATCATTCTGGAGGGCGACCTGCGCCAGAGGCTTGGCGCGCGGGTCACCTTTGGGGAAGAGCTGATGCGGATCGCGCCGCAGCAGGGGATCGAAGTGCAGCTTTCGGTGCGCAACCGCGATGGCGACAGGCTCGCGATCGGGTTGCAGGGGCGCTTGCGCCTGGAGGCGGCGCCGGATGTGCCGCTGAGCGTGCAGGTCATGCGTTTGCAGCCGCGCGCCGAGACCATAGACGGCGAATTGCGCTTCGTAGCCTTCGGTGAACTGTCTGCGGGCGCGCTCGAGATCGAGAATGGCATGCAGGGTGCGGCGCGTCTCGATCTGGGGCAGGCCACGATCTACGCGGTCTGGATCCGGCCGATCCTAGAGACGGTCTACATGTTCCTCTGGCGGTGGCTGCCGTAA
- a CDS encoding efflux RND transporter periplasmic adaptor subunit: MTCWFSRARARAALAMGLALSAIAIPAGAQDLDSGYCQLAPITDTRVGFAGREIVREVAVELGQRVARDDVLVRLDPAGLPARLERARAELRQAERAMDRANALEGVLVAEERDQRETDLAVRRATFQEIELEMQRLTLRAPHGGIVVEIMAREGELLEDSVAMRIVELSRLLVEADMPLGRFGSFEPGQILRLETETGGEAEARITFVDPLADLASRSFRIRAELDNPDGFFTPGTTCVLLE, from the coding sequence ATGACTTGTTGGTTTTCACGCGCGCGGGCTAGGGCGGCTCTGGCCATGGGGCTGGCGCTTTCGGCCATTGCGATTCCCGCGGGCGCACAAGATCTGGATAGCGGATACTGTCAACTGGCCCCCATCACCGACACGCGGGTGGGTTTTGCAGGTCGCGAGATTGTGCGCGAGGTGGCCGTGGAGCTTGGCCAGCGCGTTGCGCGGGACGATGTTCTTGTGCGTCTGGATCCGGCCGGTTTGCCCGCGCGCCTGGAGCGGGCGCGTGCCGAATTGCGGCAGGCTGAACGCGCCATGGACCGGGCCAACGCGCTGGAAGGGGTGCTGGTCGCCGAAGAGCGTGACCAGCGCGAAACCGATCTGGCCGTGCGGCGGGCCACATTTCAGGAAATCGAGCTGGAGATGCAAAGGCTGACCCTACGTGCCCCGCACGGCGGCATCGTCGTGGAGATCATGGCGCGCGAGGGCGAGCTTCTGGAAGACAGCGTCGCCATGCGCATTGTCGAATTGTCGCGCCTTCTGGTCGAAGCGGATATGCCCCTTGGGCGGTTCGGCAGCTTTGAACCGGGCCAAATCTTGCGCCTTGAAACCGAAACGGGGGGCGAGGCAGAGGCGCGCATCACCTTTGTCGATCCGCTGGCAGATCTTGCCAGCCGATCCTTTCGGATCCGGGCGGAACTGGACAATCCCGACGGATTTTTCACACCGGGCACGACCTGCGTGTTGCTGGAGTGA
- a CDS encoding glycine zipper 2TM domain-containing protein — MKKIVSIAVFAVGFGALAGCTNDPQINAVTGGLIGAAAGSKIGSGSGRTAAMLGGAALGTAAGGNARTN; from the coding sequence ATGAAGAAAATAGTAAGCATCGCAGTGTTTGCCGTTGGTTTTGGCGCTTTGGCCGGCTGCACGAATGATCCACAGATCAATGCGGTTACGGGTGGGCTTATCGGTGCGGCTGCTGGCTCCAAGATCGGGTCAGGATCGGGCCGCACGGCAGCAATGCTGGGGGGCGCGGCTCTTGGTACCGCCGCCGGGGGCAATGCGCGCACGAACTGA
- a CDS encoding IS5 family transposase (programmed frameshift), with amino-acid sequence MSNLFWLTDAQMERLKPFFPKSHGKPRVDDRRVLSGIIFINRNGLRWCDAPKEYGPHKTLYNRWKRWSDMGVFARIMAGLAAEGTETKTVMIDATYLKAHRTASSLRVKKGGPGRLIGRTKGGMNTKLHAVTDAIGRPITFFMSAGQVSDYTGAAALLRELPEADWLLADRGYDADWFRDALKDKEIKPCIPGRKKRKTPVKYDKRRYKRRNRIEIMFGRLKDWRRIATRYDRCPKVFLSAVALAATVLFWL; translated from the exons ATGAGCAATCTTTTCTGGCTGACCGACGCCCAGATGGAGCGTCTAAAACCCTTCTTCCCCAAGAGCCATGGCAAGCCTCGCGTTGACGACAGACGCGTTCTCAGCGGGATAATCTTCATCAATCGCAATGGGTTGCGGTGGTGCGACGCGCCCAAGGAATATGGTCCGCACAAGACCTTATACAACCGCTGGAAGCGCTGGAGCGATATGGGCGTGTTCGCCCGGATCATGGCGGGTCTGGCGGCGGAGGGGACTGAGACCAAGACGGTCATGATCGACGCCACATATCTGAAAGCACATCGCACGGCTTCGAGCCTGCGGGTCAAAAAGGGGGGCC CTGGCCGCCTGATCGGTCGCACGAAAGGCGGCATGAATACCAAACTGCATGCTGTCACAGATGCTATCGGTCGCCCCATTACCTTCTTCATGTCGGCCGGACAGGTCAGCGACTACACCGGTGCGGCGGCTTTGCTGCGGGAGTTGCCAGAAGCTGATTGGCTGCTTGCAGATCGCGGCTATGATGCGGACTGGTTCAGAGATGCGTTGAAAGACAAAGAGATAAAGCCCTGCATCCCTGGTCGAAAGAAGCGCAAGACCCCTGTGAAATACGACAAGCGACGCTACAAACGGCGCAACCGGATCGAGATCATGTTCGGTCGGCTAAAGGATTGGCGCAGGATCGCCACTCGCTACGACAGATGCCCAAAGGTGTTCCTTTCCGCAGTCGCGCTCGCAGCAACCGTCCTCTTCTGGCTGTGA
- a CDS encoding Flp family type IVb pilin gives MLKVTKALKAFCNDERGATAIEYGLFAALIAAVIVLNVESIGESVNSAFATVKDALPADEE, from the coding sequence ATGTTGAAAGTAACCAAAGCACTAAAGGCTTTTTGCAACGACGAACGTGGCGCCACTGCGATTGAGTACGGCTTGTTCGCCGCTCTTATCGCCGCGGTCATCGTGCTGAACGTTGAGAGCATCGGCGAGTCGGTCAACTCTGCGTTCGCAACTGTCAAGGATGCGCTGCCGGCCGACGAAGAATAG
- a CDS encoding IS1634 family transposase, with protein MYTRITKTGDRQYLQLVESFRNDCGQVRVRVIANLGRLDRLSPDKLDPLINGLNRALGRSENTSSEIIQEAGRAHGNVFALHELWCELGFQKALNRALRSSRREFDAEALVRAMVFNRLCEPDSKLGCLRWLETVAMPAMPDSVTHQQLLRAMDALMDNAGGVEEALARQIRPLVDRDLAVVFYDLTTVRIHGEGAVEDDIRAFGMNKERGGIARQFVLGIVQTADGLPLMHTVHPGNVAETKTLQAMLKTVLQRFPIDRVILVADRGLLSFDNIHHLTEMANQGGRKLEFILAVPARRYGELTGTFRELNFDEEGLAEAQFADHRLIVAHDPLRAAEQSDKRRARIAELEAMAEKMVTKLDAQDDGKTAQGRRASDRGAYSRFTRAVAEAEMLRFVKPDLTADRFSWSIDEDAIADAQLFDGKLALITNAPDLTPTEAVERYRSLADIERGFRGLKSDIEIAPVHHRLPDRIRAHALICFMALTLYRVMRIRLKAQRHTASPSTALNLLARIQKHTAHIGDRTFNGTSKTTQEQLDLFEAMGLKKPA; from the coding sequence ATGTATACGCGCATCACCAAGACCGGCGACCGCCAATACCTGCAACTGGTCGAATCCTTCCGCAACGACTGCGGGCAGGTGCGCGTGCGCGTCATTGCCAATCTCGGACGCCTCGACAGATTGAGCCCCGACAAGCTTGATCCGCTTATCAATGGGCTGAACCGTGCGCTTGGGCGCAGCGAGAATACATCGTCCGAGATCATTCAGGAGGCAGGCCGGGCACATGGAAATGTCTTTGCCCTTCATGAGCTCTGGTGCGAACTGGGGTTCCAGAAGGCGCTCAACCGCGCCCTGCGTTCCAGCCGCCGTGAGTTTGACGCGGAAGCCCTCGTCCGCGCCATGGTCTTTAATCGACTTTGCGAACCCGACAGCAAATTGGGCTGCCTGCGCTGGCTGGAGACAGTGGCCATGCCGGCAATGCCCGACAGCGTGACGCACCAGCAATTGTTGCGCGCGATGGATGCGCTCATGGATAATGCGGGAGGTGTCGAGGAGGCTTTGGCGCGCCAGATCCGCCCCTTGGTCGATCGTGATCTGGCCGTTGTTTTTTATGACCTGACCACAGTGCGCATCCATGGGGAAGGCGCGGTCGAGGATGATATCCGGGCGTTCGGGATGAACAAGGAGCGGGGTGGTATCGCCCGTCAGTTTGTCTTGGGCATTGTGCAGACCGCCGATGGCCTGCCACTCATGCACACAGTTCACCCCGGCAATGTCGCCGAAACCAAGACTCTGCAGGCCATGCTGAAGACCGTTCTGCAACGCTTCCCCATTGACCGCGTTATCTTGGTGGCAGATCGCGGCCTGCTGAGCTTTGATAACATTCATCACCTGACGGAGATGGCCAATCAGGGTGGGCGCAAGCTGGAATTCATCCTGGCCGTGCCTGCCAGGCGGTATGGCGAATTGACCGGCACTTTCCGAGAGCTGAACTTCGATGAAGAGGGTTTGGCCGAGGCGCAGTTTGCCGATCATCGTCTGATCGTTGCTCATGATCCACTGCGCGCAGCTGAGCAAAGTGACAAGCGCCGTGCGCGCATCGCTGAGCTCGAAGCCATGGCCGAGAAAATGGTCACAAAACTTGATGCACAGGATGATGGGAAAACCGCTCAGGGGCGTCGTGCTTCAGACCGCGGCGCCTACAGCCGCTTCACCCGCGCTGTCGCCGAGGCCGAAATGTTGCGCTTTGTGAAGCCCGACCTGACCGCAGACCGGTTCTCCTGGAGCATTGATGAAGATGCCATTGCCGATGCACAGCTATTCGATGGCAAGCTCGCCCTGATCACCAATGCCCCAGACCTGACACCAACTGAGGCGGTCGAACGCTATCGTTCCCTCGCAGATATTGAACGCGGATTTCGAGGCCTCAAATCCGATATCGAAATCGCACCAGTGCATCACAGACTGCCAGATCGCATCCGCGCCCATGCATTGATCTGCTTCATGGCCTTAACCCTCTACCGTGTCATGCGCATACGCCTGAAGGCCCAAAGACATACCGCCAGCCCGAGCACCGCTCTGAACCTTCTCGCACGCATCCAGAAGCACACTGCCCATATCGGCGATCGCACATTCAACGGAACCAGCAAAACCACACAGGAGCAGCTCGATCTCTTCGAGGCCATGGGCCTCAAAAAGCCCGCCTGA
- the hemN gene encoding oxygen-independent coproporphyrinogen III oxidase, which yields MDPVIDRYARRASPRYTSYPTAPHFSKDVDEACYRDWLAALDPSEPISLYLHVPFCRQMCWYCGCNMKLAARYDPVADYARSLGKEIALTADALPGRMKVSHLHWGGGTPTALSPDDLAALMAKVRTRWDFTENAEIAIESDPRTLTPEMAARIGALGFTRASFGVQEFDLKVQQAINRVQPPAMVRRSVEDLRAGGVAGINFDLIYGLPHQTVESLIETVKLSADMRPDRVALFGYAHVPWMAKNQRMIEESALPGAEERAAQASAAAEALAAEGYVAIGLDHFALPEDDLARAAREGRLRRNFQGYTTDQAETLLGMGATSIGRTPAGYLQNIAETGAWARAVDAGHLPVAKGRAFIDEDRLRGAVIERLMCDGHVDADIIGAKYGAPAGWWHDAADALAEMQADGLVSVTGGQVAMTERGRPLVRLAAAAFDTYLAQSTARHSVAV from the coding sequence ATGGACCCTGTTATCGACCGCTACGCTCGGCGGGCCTCTCCGCGCTATACCAGCTATCCGACGGCACCGCATTTCAGCAAAGATGTCGATGAAGCCTGCTACCGCGATTGGCTGGCGGCGCTGGACCCTTCTGAGCCGATTTCGCTTTATTTGCATGTGCCGTTTTGTCGGCAGATGTGCTGGTATTGCGGCTGCAACATGAAGCTGGCCGCGCGATATGACCCTGTTGCGGACTATGCGCGCAGTCTGGGCAAGGAAATCGCGCTCACCGCCGATGCGCTGCCCGGTCGGATGAAAGTTTCGCATCTGCATTGGGGCGGGGGCACACCAACTGCGCTCTCACCCGATGATCTGGCAGCCCTGATGGCCAAGGTCCGGACGCGGTGGGATTTCACCGAAAATGCCGAGATTGCAATTGAAAGCGATCCGCGCACATTGACGCCAGAGATGGCCGCGCGCATTGGCGCGCTGGGTTTTACCCGCGCAAGCTTTGGCGTGCAGGAGTTCGACCTCAAGGTGCAACAGGCCATCAACCGGGTTCAGCCGCCCGCAATGGTGCGCAGGTCGGTCGAAGATTTGCGCGCCGGAGGTGTTGCAGGCATCAATTTCGACCTGATCTATGGCCTGCCCCACCAGACCGTCGAAAGCCTGATCGAAACCGTGAAGCTAAGTGCTGACATGCGCCCCGACCGGGTGGCGCTGTTCGGCTATGCCCATGTGCCATGGATGGCCAAGAACCAGCGCATGATCGAAGAAAGCGCCCTGCCCGGCGCAGAGGAGCGCGCCGCCCAAGCCAGCGCAGCCGCAGAGGCACTGGCCGCAGAAGGCTATGTCGCCATCGGGCTGGACCATTTCGCGCTGCCCGAGGACGATTTGGCCCGCGCAGCGCGTGAGGGGCGGTTGCGCCGCAACTTTCAGGGCTACACGACCGATCAGGCAGAGACGCTGCTCGGGATGGGTGCCACATCTATCGGGCGCACACCTGCCGGCTATTTGCAGAACATTGCCGAAACCGGTGCATGGGCGCGCGCGGTCGACGCGGGTCATCTGCCCGTTGCCAAGGGCCGGGCCTTTATCGACGAGGACCGGCTGCGCGGCGCAGTCATTGAGCGGCTGATGTGCGACGGGCATGTCGATGCCGATATCATTGGCGCAAAATATGGTGCCCCTGCCGGTTGGTGGCACGATGCAGCCGACGCGCTTGCCGAGATGCAGGCGGATGGCCTTGTCTCTGTCACGGGCGGGCAGGTGGCCATGACAGAACGAGGCCGCCCCTTGGTGCGGCTTGCGGCGGCTGCGTTCGACACCTATCTGGCGCAAAGCACCGCCCGGCATTCTGTTGCGGTCTGA
- a CDS encoding TIGR03643 family protein, whose amino-acid sequence MMRQHTLDPATISEIVEMALSDKVSFDEIRAQHGLAPDQVQALMRRNLKPGSYRAWRRRVRQFSDRRERYK is encoded by the coding sequence ATGATGCGACAACACACTCTCGATCCTGCAACGATCAGCGAAATCGTCGAAATGGCCTTGAGTGATAAGGTCAGCTTTGACGAAATTCGCGCCCAGCATGGGCTTGCTCCGGATCAGGTTCAGGCCCTGATGCGTCGCAATCTGAAACCGGGCAGCTACCGTGCATGGCGCAGGCGCGTGCGGCAATTTTCGGACAGGCGCGAGAGGTATAAATGA
- a CDS encoding pyridoxamine 5'-phosphate oxidase family protein: MTQDPFVWAQSLDTLFEQVWSRLSRGVRDRHAPARHPTLATVSTDGRPQLRTVVLRGAEKADGTLRVYTDMHSHKVAELQATPFAALHIWDSSAHLQIRLATLVTILTGAEVAELWHQLPDHARLAYGSTPAPGTALPAALDYSKTPDPTAFAVLHLTIDSMDVVHLGPNHRRAAFRREDDWAGQWLAP; this comes from the coding sequence ATGACGCAAGATCCCTTTGTTTGGGCGCAGTCGCTGGACACGCTGTTCGAACAGGTCTGGAGCAGGCTTTCGCGTGGTGTCCGTGATCGTCACGCCCCGGCACGTCATCCGACGCTGGCCACGGTTTCGACCGACGGTCGCCCGCAACTGCGCACAGTGGTGTTGCGTGGGGCGGAAAAAGCGGACGGAACCTTGCGTGTCTACACCGATATGCATTCGCACAAGGTTGCAGAGTTGCAGGCAACGCCCTTTGCCGCGCTGCATATCTGGGACAGCAGCGCGCATTTGCAGATACGTCTTGCCACCTTGGTGACAATCCTGACAGGGGCAGAGGTGGCGGAACTCTGGCACCAGTTGCCGGATCATGCGCGCTTGGCCTATGGCAGCACGCCTGCACCCGGAACCGCTTTGCCAGCAGCACTTGACTACAGCAAAACCCCCGACCCGACCGCATTTGCGGTGCTGCACCTGACAATCGACAGTATGGACGTGGTTCATCTTGGGCCAAATCATCGTCGTGCCGCGTTCCGCCGCGAAGATGATTGGGCTGGTCAGTGGCTGGCCCCGTGA
- a CDS encoding GntR family transcriptional regulator, giving the protein MSKPADPIAELPQGHTAYDRLLNDIRQGKITPGTRLREVELAARLGLSRTPIREAIRRLEADGLVEHLPRQGASLRRLTYAEVMELYDMRAVLEGTAARLAARAASDLELRELAEINAEMIQSDAPAETARLNRQFHAALINAAKNRYLKRAIGSMARTLLILGPSTLHDPARSAAAAQEHAALLQALELRDGALAETRMRDHIEAAHRIRLRQLRDAGLMGADEQSERDTGPL; this is encoded by the coding sequence ATGTCTAAACCCGCCGACCCCATCGCTGAACTTCCGCAGGGCCACACGGCCTATGACCGGTTGCTGAACGACATTCGGCAAGGCAAGATTACGCCGGGCACCCGCCTGCGAGAGGTCGAACTGGCCGCGCGGCTTGGCCTGTCGCGCACCCCGATCCGAGAGGCGATCCGCCGCTTGGAAGCTGATGGGCTGGTGGAGCATCTGCCGCGTCAAGGGGCCAGTCTGCGCCGCCTGACCTATGCAGAGGTGATGGAGCTATACGACATGCGTGCGGTGCTGGAAGGCACGGCCGCGCGTCTGGCCGCGCGCGCGGCGTCGGATCTGGAATTGCGCGAATTGGCAGAGATCAACGCCGAGATGATACAAAGCGACGCCCCGGCAGAGACGGCACGACTGAACCGCCAGTTTCACGCTGCCCTGATAAATGCAGCCAAGAACCGTTACCTGAAACGCGCCATCGGCAGCATGGCGCGCACATTGCTTATTCTTGGCCCCTCTACCTTGCATGATCCGGCCCGCAGCGCCGCAGCCGCCCAAGAACACGCCGCCTTGCTACAGGCGCTGGAACTGCGCGACGGCGCTTTGGCCGAAACGCGGATGCGCGACCATATCGAAGCGGCGCATCGTATCCGGTTGCGGCAATTGCGCGATGCCGGACTAATGGGCGCGGATGAGCAGAGCGAGCGTGACACTGGCCCGCTGTGA
- a CDS encoding AbrB family transcriptional regulator, with amino-acid sequence MLTRARLQTFVIAMLGVLAFHMLELPLPFLFGPMFACLGAALAGIRMQGAGQISVAARTVLGVAVGASITPTILGQVPLMAFTLALVPIYVVLIGLVGVPFFQRICGFDRVTSYYAAMPGGFQDMVLFGQEAGGDPRALSLIHATRVLVIVSLAPLLLAGPFGVGLDHPIGAPARDLPVAEMAIMVVIALIGWKGGQRLGLFGAAILGPMILAAALSLTDILHHRPPAEAIMAAQFFIGMGIGMQFRGVTLHELRKDVAAGAAFAVILAVLATGFTLAAHRLGGAPILDAFLSFAPGGQAEMTVLAIVVGADLGFVVIHHLMRLVVVITGAPIVARLIWGKSA; translated from the coding sequence ATGCTGACCCGCGCCCGTTTGCAGACCTTCGTCATTGCCATGCTGGGTGTCTTGGCGTTTCACATGCTTGAATTGCCTTTGCCGTTCCTGTTCGGGCCAATGTTTGCCTGCCTTGGTGCCGCGCTTGCCGGCATTCGGATGCAGGGCGCAGGTCAGATCTCTGTCGCCGCGCGCACCGTGCTGGGCGTGGCTGTAGGCGCGTCCATCACCCCGACCATTCTGGGGCAGGTGCCGCTTATGGCGTTTACGCTGGCGCTGGTGCCTATCTATGTGGTGCTGATCGGGCTGGTGGGCGTGCCGTTCTTTCAGCGCATTTGCGGGTTCGACCGCGTGACCAGCTATTACGCCGCCATGCCGGGCGGGTTTCAGGACATGGTCTTGTTCGGGCAAGAGGCAGGCGGCGACCCGCGCGCCCTGTCGTTAATTCATGCCACGCGTGTTTTGGTGATCGTCAGCCTTGCACCGCTGCTTCTGGCGGGGCCGTTCGGCGTGGGGCTGGACCACCCAATCGGCGCTCCGGCCCGTGACCTTCCCGTGGCCGAAATGGCCATTATGGTCGTCATTGCCCTGATCGGCTGGAAAGGCGGGCAGCGCCTTGGCTTGTTCGGGGCGGCCATCCTTGGGCCGATGATACTGGCTGCGGCCCTGTCGCTGACCGATATCTTGCACCACCGCCCCCCGGCAGAGGCGATCATGGCGGCCCAATTCTTCATTGGCATGGGCATTGGTATGCAGTTTCGCGGCGTGACCTTGCACGAATTGCGCAAGGATGTGGCGGCTGGAGCGGCCTTCGCGGTTATTCTTGCGGTGCTGGCAACCGGGTTCACGCTGGCGGCCCATCGGTTGGGCGGCGCGCCGATCCTTGATGCGTTCCTGTCCTTCGCCCCCGGCGGGCAGGCAGAGATGACGGTTCTGGCCATTGTCGTTGGGGCAGACCTTGGTTTCGTGGTCATTCATCACCTGATGCGGCTGGTCGTCGTGATAACCGGCGCGCCCATCGTGGCGCGGCTGATCTGGGGGAAATCGGCGTAG
- a CDS encoding maleate cis-trans isomerase family protein, translating into MTRFPYDLQADTLPRLGVIVLQVDETIEQDFRRLFAPDMARLFVSRVPSGAELTPETIAQMERALPAAAALLPAPMDVVAYACTSGATLIGVERVRQLVSGTIATHAVTDPLTAALAQCHALGLRRIGIVSPYIAPVAEPIRAAFEAGGIAVPATVSFGEEVESRVARIAPQSIASAVRALMQQAPLDGVFLSCTNLRTLSILDPLSREIGLPVLSSNQCLAWHMAKLAGIAPPV; encoded by the coding sequence ATGACCCGGTTTCCCTATGACTTGCAGGCAGATACCCTGCCCCGGCTTGGTGTTATCGTGCTTCAGGTGGATGAAACCATAGAGCAGGATTTCCGCCGCCTGTTCGCGCCCGATATGGCACGGCTGTTTGTCAGCCGGGTGCCATCCGGGGCGGAACTGACGCCCGAAACTATTGCCCAGATGGAACGCGCGCTACCTGCCGCCGCGGCCCTTTTGCCCGCGCCGATGGATGTGGTTGCTTATGCCTGCACATCGGGGGCCACGCTGATCGGTGTAGAACGCGTCCGACAGCTTGTATCCGGCACGATTGCCACCCACGCCGTCACCGACCCGCTGACGGCTGCGCTGGCGCAGTGCCATGCGCTTGGGTTGCGGCGGATCGGGATTGTCTCGCCCTATATCGCGCCGGTGGCGGAACCAATCCGCGCGGCGTTTGAAGCAGGCGGGATCGCGGTGCCCGCGACCGTGTCCTTCGGTGAAGAGGTCGAAAGCCGGGTCGCACGGATTGCGCCACAATCTATTGCAAGTGCAGTCCGCGCGCTGATGCAGCAAGCCCCGCTGGATGGGGTGTTCCTGTCGTGCACCAACCTGCGAACGCTTAGCATACTCGACCCGCTGTCGCGGGAAATTGGGTTGCCGGTGCTTAGTTCGAACCAATGCCTTGCCTGGCATATGGCCAAGCTCGCGGGTATTGCACCGCCGGTCTGA